Below is a window of Paenibacillus bovis DNA.
ATGGAGCGATGCCACTCGCGATACGGAAGAAGTGGTGATCCGGGTACAGCCGGAAGCGTTGGCGGAAGCACTGGATCAATTCCAGCAGTTGGACAGGGAATTTCATGAAGATGGCAGCATGACGATGCGGATTCAAGTGTACAAGCCGCTGGAAGCCCGCTGGCTCTGGTCGGTTCTGCTGAGTTTTGGCAGTGGAGCGGAAGTGCTGGCACCGACTGGACTGCGCAGTATTCTCAGAGAACAATTACAAAAAGCGCTACGGTTCTATGAAGAAGTATGACAGACTGCTGTCATACTTCTTTTTTTATAATGATAACAGTTTCCACCCCATTCATGCTTCACCAAAGGAGAATGTTATCCATGACCAACCACCCCGTAGAAATGTTCAATTATCACATCTGGGCTACTCGCACTATTCTGGATCGAATCGCCGAACTTCCGCCTACTGTACTGAATCAGGAGGTAAACAGTTCTTTTCCGACGATTGCGCATGCCCTCTCACATATGTATGCTGTCGACGAGATGTGGTACAGAGTAATGACAGGTGCCAATATGGCGCAAGCTTTGCAGGACTGTATGTCTTTTGCTACGCAGGTAATGGCAGACATAGGGACGTATAAAGAAGTGCTCCATCAATTGTCGGAGCAATATCATGCCTGCTTGCAGGAACAGACCGATCTGGAGCAGCGCATTCTGGTTGATAATCCCTATGCAGGTATTCGCGAAGTCAGCTTATCGGAGATTCTGCTGCATGTAGCCAATCACGGAACCTATCATCGCGGCAATATCTCAACCATGCTGCGTCAATTGGGCCATGCTTCCACCATGACAGATTATGTACTCTACTGGTATACGAACCAGCCGCATATTCCTTCTGCCTGATCCTGTATCTCAAGAATAGCCAAAACGTATTGGCGGGATACTATGCAAAAAGGAGACGGTAAATATCGAAATTGAAAATCTGATTATGGTCTGTACCCGGGCAGAATGGAGAAACTGGTTGGAAGAGAACAGTCAGACTGCCAGATGTTGCTGGGTGATGATCAGCATAACTCCTTCGGCGGATACAGTGCTATATCTGGATGCTGTCGAGGAAGCACTGTGTTTTGGCTGGATCGATGGAATCAAAAAGAAAATCTCCGATCATCGGCTCGCCCAGCGTTTTTCTCCACGAAGCTCGACAAGTTCATGGACCGAATTAAATAAAGAACGTGTGCGCCGTCTTGAAAAGCTCGGTTTGATGAAAGAGGAGGGAAGGAAAGTGCTACCGGATATGAATCCTGCTTCTTTTCACATTCATGAGCTGATCGGGCAGCGGCTGAGAGAGGAAGATCAAGTCTATGCGAACTTTATCGCGTTTCCCTCCCTTTACTGTCATATTCGTATCGATACAATCCAGAGGTATGTCCATCAACCGCTGGTTTTTCAAAAGCGCTTGAACAAATTTATTACTTGTACCAAAGATAATAAAATGTACGGACAATGGAATGATCAGGGACGGTTGCTTCATTACTGAAAGCGTCTAACGTATGGCATCTTGTACTTACTTATGCTTGTGATCAGGCTGCTTGCCGAACCTCTGCGGCAAACAACGAATGGAAGGGTAATATATACTGTTTGCATCTGTTGCTGTGCAGCAGCCTAATTGATAGCGATCTTACAGATCAGAGGAGGTACATTAATGAAAAAAGTAATGAACAAAGCGGAAGACATGGTATTGGAAATGGCCAAAGGCATGGTTCTGGCCCATCCCGAACTGGAACTGATCCCTAAATATAAAGTCATCAAGAAAAAGAACATTCCGCAAGACAAGGTAGTACTGATCAGCGGCGGCGGCAGCGGCCATGAACCGGCACATGCAGGATATATCGGTAAAGGGATGCTCGATGCTGCGGTATGCGGTGATATATTCGCTTCCCCATCCCAGATTCAGGTATATCAGGCGATCAAATCCACCGCTAGCAACAAAGGCGCGCTTCTTATTATCAAAAATTACAGCGGTGATATGATGAACTTCAAAAATGCCGCCTATCTGTGCGAAGAAGATGGCATCACTGTCGATTATGTCAAAGTGGACGACGATATTGCTGTCGAAGACAGTCTATACACAGTGGGACGCAGAGGTGTCGCCGGTACGGTGCTTGTACATAAAATTGCGGGTGCTGCGGCAGAAGAAGGGCGTGATCTGCAAGCTGTCAAAGCAGCTGCCGAGAAGGCTGCCGCTAATGTTCGCAGTATCGGATTTGCCCTGACTTCGTGTACCGTACCTGCCAAAGGTTCGCCGACCTTCGAGCTGGGCGAGAATGAAATCGAGTATGGCGTTGGTATTCATGGAGAGCCGGGGATCGAGCGAGACGAGATGGCTTCGGCCGATACATTGGCCCAGCGCATGGTGCATGATCTACTGAAAGATATGCAGCTGAACGAAGGCTATGATGGCGAAATCGCTGTTCTGGTAAATGGATTTGGTGCCACGCCGCTGCAGGAATTGTATTTGTTCAACCATGCAGTTACCCGTGAACTGGCAGAGAAAAAGATTTCGATCAACCGCGCTTTTGTCGGAAATTATATGACCAGTATTGATATGGCAGGTATATCGCTGACCTTTATGAAACTGGATGATGAGCTGAAAACATTGTTGTCCAGGGAAAGCGATACTCCGGCATTCAAAGTATCCGGCCCGGTTGAGCCTGTATCCTATACGGAAGCTGCCCAAGAACCGGTATCCGATCATCCCTCTTACAAGGTCGAGACTCCTGCAGAAGATGCAGTAATCCAGGGAGATACGCTGAAGCTGAACAATCTTATTTATCTAATAGATAAGATGAGCGAAGTTATTATCGATAATGAAGTGCCGTTCTGTGATCTGGATTCCCATGCAGGAGATGGGGATTTTGGAATGAGTGTCGCCAAAGGATTCCGCCAGCTTAAACGGGAATGGAAAGAGGTTCTGGAGCAGGATCATCTGACTATAGGCAGCTTTCTGAATGCATCATCGCTGATTATTATGGAAGCCTGCGGCGGAGCATCTGGTCCGATCTGGGGTTCTGCTTTCCGGGCAGCTGGCAAAGCGGCGGGGGACAAACAGGAAGTGACGGTTGCCGAATTTGCGGAAATGATGCAGGCTGCTGTAGAAGGAATCCAGTCGACCGGCGAACGTTCATTTGGCCGGGGAGCGGTCGTGGGTGATAAGACACTGATCGATGCGCTTGTTCCTTGCGCAGATGCCTGGTCCGAGAGCGCGCAGTCCGGGACCGATCTCAAGACGGCTTTTGCCCGGGGAGCGCAAGCAGCTGTAAAAGGTGCCGAGCAGACCAAAGACATTGTAGCCCGCATGGGCCGTGCAGGTACGGTTGGCGAACGCAGTATCGGTTATCCGGATGCCGGTGCGCACGCGCTGGGCGTTATTTTCACTGCATTGTCCGATAGCCTGCGTTGATATAGATCGGCAGCAAGCAGCATATAATCCTAACAAGCAGACATGGGTTGGATACAGATGGCAGTCAATAATGATTGCCGTCTGCTATCCGTCCGGGGGTCTGCTTTTTTCCTCGTTCTGGGACATTATCCAGACAGATGCAGCAGAGAATAATAAATTTACATTTTGAGACGATTTTTGTTGTCAAACGCCTTTTAATTCCTTACGATATTTGTAATAGAAACTTATACTGTTGCGACAAACATTAAAGACCATGTAAATCGGAAAGTAGTATAGGCTTTATTCGGGATATCCACATTGAGAGGACCATGTTGAATGAACGATCTGTTCATGGATTTTTTGACGATTCAGCTACCCACCTACTTTTTTCTTTATATGGCAATTACACTGATTTATCGCAACCGCAAAAGTAGCATCAATCGTGTAGCCGCCCTGATGATGATGGCGCTGGTCATGTACTTTTTATTTGAATATTTAAAAACGTCTTTGCTGCCGCAGCATCAGATGCAGCTGGTATTGTACGGCAGTGCGCCTGCGCTGCTAATGTTCGTCTGTACGCTGATACATCTCAGTATTTTGCTGGGCGACGCTGTCACGCACAGATTTCGGAAATGGTTGCCGCTTGTATACGCGTCTCCTTATGGATTATGGTTCTACTTTCTGGTTGCCTGGGATCATCATGTACTGTATAACGAGCATGTAACCGATGGCCGCAGTCCGCTGCATCCAACGTATCTGCTGGTATCGATCACGTTTATTATCGGGTATATTTTGCTGTCTGTGCTGCTGCTGGCCTTCAGCTGGCTACGTACTGCAGAGCCGCGGCGCAAAATCATCTATCGCTGGCTGCTGCTTAATGATTTTCAGCTGTTCGGTACATTTGCACTTATTACGACACTGCTGCAAAGCGGAGTAATCGTAACTCGGGTATCGATGATTTTTTATTTTATCGGTTATCTGGTATGGGCGATGCGGCTGCGTCATCTGATTGGCAAATACAATATTATGCCGGATTATCACAAGCGGTTTCAGATTCTGTTCGAGTCTGCGCCCAATCCTATTTTGATGCTGGATCTAAAAGGCGACGTGAAGGAAATCAATCCCTGTGCACGGCGCTGGTTTGCCGATATGCCGGTGGAGCAGATTCCGCAGCATTTTGAATTTGCCCATGGGCAGTCGCTTCAGCAAATACTGTCTTCCTGTCTGGAGCAGCAGGGCAGTGTACATCATCTGGAGATGCATGTGTCCAAGCAGGGGCAAAGTGGTCTCGATCTGGTCGCCGGTATTGATCTGCTCACCGGAGCAAATGAAGATTTGTTCGTGCTGCACCTGACAGATGTGACCCCGCTCAAGGAAACGGAGCGTCGTCTGATCCAGTCCGAGCAAAATTACAAATACAATGCGCATCATGATACGTTGACCGGACTGTACAATCGGGCAGCAGTAGAAGAGCAACTGCAGCTAAAAATGGCGGGCAGCGAGCGTTTTGCACTGGTAATGATCGATCTGAATCATTTCAAACCTATTAACGATACCCATGGACATACAGCCGGTGATCAGTATCTGCAGTATATTGCCCGTCTACTGCGCACGTTGGCGCAAAAGCCAGGTGATATCATCGGCCGCATCGGTGGTGACGAGTTTGTATTACTGCTCGGCTGTCCGGAGCATAGTGATGCTGCCCAGATGGTACATACCCGACTCTCGCTGCTGAATGACAAGGTGTTCCGGCAGGATCATATCGAAATTCCCGTTTCTTTTGCTGCCGGATTGGGGATTTATCCGGACGATGCTGCCGATATGATCGGTCTGCTGCGTTACGCTGATCAGCAGATGTACCATCTCAAGCGGCAGCAGCACCGCGGTGTCCATTTTCGTGTTCACGAGTTATAGATTTGGACAGCGGTAGCTCAGGTGGGAGTATACAGCAAACAGCTGTTTGATATCATATGCTGACCGGTCATCGTGCGACAACTATGTATTCCTATGTAGCCTGTCGATTTAAAACTATATATCTTACCCAATATGCCAATTGTTATCAGTCTGCTGCTCGCAGATATGAGAATGATTGGCTTTTTATTGTATCAAGGTTTTGTTTTTATCAGCCCACCTAGAGATTATCTTCCTGTCTTCATTCGACAAAAAACGTCAATAATCTATAAAAGTGTATAAAAAAGGATGTATATAACAACAATCTGTCACTTTATATGTATTAATTTCAATAACAACATTGACACATGACACCGTGTCACATATAATTCTTTATGTAACTTTTTACAACAAATTATGCCTGCCTACATCTGATGGAATATTCTGCGTATAGCAGCAAGCTCTGATCGGCATCATCAACCGGAGGTTGCAGGAGGCAGTGGAGTGAATGTATGCCAACAAAAACCTTTTTTAATCTGCCGGATGAAAAACGGCAAAATTTGATGAATGCAGCGATGCGCGAATTTTCAAGAGCTTCGCTGGCGGATGCGTCGATTGCCAATATTATCAAGGACGCCTGTATTCCGCGCGGCAGTTTTTATCAGTACTTTGAAGACAAGGCAGATTTGTTTTTTTACATTCTGGAGGAACATAGCGCCAGCAACCGCGAGCTGATGATGTCTATGGCGGTCAAGCACAAAGGCGATTTGTTTGCCTCGTCGGCAGAGTTTTTTGAATCGACATTGCACCGGTTTATGCATCATGAACATCGTGATTTTGCACGTAATATTTTCCTCAACATGAATTACAAGATAGAATACAAGCTGATTCTGGATGTGAAAAATCCCACGACCACCGAACGGATTCGCGATTTTTACCGGAGCTATATGAGTCTGATCAACCGTACAGGACTGAATATCAGGGATGAGAAAGAGCTTTTTCATCTAATCAAAATTTTGCGGGCGATTATTATCCAGAACTTTATCCAGTTTTTTGCAGGAGAAGCGGATGACAAAGAAGTGCTTCGCAATTTTGCTTTGGAACTGGATCTGTTGAAACGGGGTCTGTATACATCATCAGAGGGTACGCCAGAATAACAGCTTGAAAGTATGGATGCAGGTACATATTCTTGTAGGCAAGCGTAGTAAGCCGGAGATGATAGGATACTGGTGTTAGCTATCTTAAATTCAAGAATTAGCATTTGGGCATGTTGCGTTGACAATTGGATATATCAGCCAATCCTATACAGCATGTCTGTAGAATGACCAAATTTATCTGAACAGCAGAGGTGGAGTAAGTGAGTAGAAAGATTGTTTTATCCATTCTAGTCGTGTTACTGGTTATTAGCGGCGGCACGCTGGTGTATTACTACTGGTATCAAGGCGCACATTATGTAAAAAGCGATGATGCCCGCATTACGGCGGATCAATACAAAGTTATGCCGCAAATCACGGCAGAGATCGATCATATCGATGTAGAAGAAGGCGACGTACTGACACGCAACGAACCGATCGCCGAGCAAAATGTATCCGGACTCGATTCCAGCGTAATCAGCAAATCGGTACTGCGCGCACCGATCGACGGCACAGTAATCAAAGTCTATTCCAAAGAACATGAGATTGCTTCCCCAAGCTCCGCTGTTGCCATTATGGCGGATATGAAAAATCTGTACGTAGCAACCAATATTGAAGAAACCGATATCGACCGTATCAAACCGGGCGAACTCGTGGATATTACACTTGATGCTGCGGGCGACCAGGTGATTCAGGGTAAAGTACGCAAAGTAGGACAAGCATCCAACTCGGTATTCGCCTCGATTGCGGCAACCAATACAAGCGGTAACTTTAACAAAGTCACCCAGCGTATCCCGGTAGAAATCGCACTCAGCGTACCGAAAGATCTGAAGCTGATTCCGGGCAGTAACGTTGAAGTAAAAATTCACACATCCTAAGAAGGAGGGGTATCTAGTGGCTACTAATGAAATCGCCGCTTCTCCTCCCAGTGATTCACCCAGAGAACGCTGGTTAGCCTTTTTTGCCATTGTACTGGGGGGTTCGTCGCCATTCTGAATAACAGTCTGATCAACGTGGCGATTCCTCAGCTGACGACAGACCTGGGTTCAACCACGACGAAAATTCAATGGGTTATTACGGGCTATACACTGGCTTCGGGGATCATTGTTCCGATTACGGGATTCATGGAGCAGCGGATCGGATATAAAAAGTTTCTGATCGCAGCGCTCAGTCTCTTCACACTGGGAACTGTATTCTGCATATTTGCCTGGAGCGATACGTCGCTGATTGCGGCGCGTATTATCGCCGGTCTGGGCGGCGGCGTTATTATGCCGCTGAGTATGACTATCGTCTACAAAATTATTCCGCGTGAACAGATTGGTATGGCGCTCGGGATCTGGGGGATTGCCGCAATGGCAGCTCCTGCAATTGGCCCGACGCTGAGTGGTTATCTGATTGAATGGTTCGACTGGCGCTTCCTGTTTATCGTGTGTGTGCCTGTCGCATTATTTGCTATTCTGATGGTCATTTTGCTGATTAAGGAACCACCCAAAGGGGCTATCGTCAAGTTCGACTTGCTGGGATTTTTGCTGGCAGCAACCTGTGCAGGTACACTGCTATACGCACTGTCCAGCGGTTCCACCGATGGCTGGGATTCCTTCAAAATTGTCGGCCTGTTCTTTATCGCTTTCTGGGCACTGGTGTTCCTGATCTTCGTTGAGAGCGGTCAGGAGAATCCGGTTATCGACATTTCATTGTTCAAGAATTATAAATTTGCTATTAGTGTTATTACATCGAGCTTTGTCATGATGGGTCTGTATGGCGGTACTTTCCTGTCCCCGCTGTTCCTGCAAAATATTCAGTCGGTATCTCCGGTACACACCGGTATTATCCTACTGCCGCAGGCGATAGCGATGGCGGTTATGATGCCATTTGCAGGGAAGTTGTTCGACAAAATCGGTATCGTACCGATCGGTCTGGTCGGTCTGACATTGACCAGTATCATGACGTACCATCTGCACACCCTGACTCCGCAGACTCCGCATCTGTGGCTGCAGATTGTGCTGATGTTCCGCGGGATGGGAATCGGAATCTGTATGATGCCATTGTCTACGGTTGGTATGAACGCTGTACCACGGGACAAAGTCGGTAAAGCATCGACAGCATCCAATCTGGTGCGTACGATTGCCGGCTCGATGGCGATTGCTATCCTGACCTTCCTGATGCAGAACCGTACAGCGCTGCACAGCCAGCAGATCTCCGAATCGATTACGCCGGATGCGGCGCAGTCCTTCCAGGCGATGCTGGGTAGCTCCTGGACATCGACCGTATCAGGTCTGATTTCACTGGATGCCTATTCAAGAGGAATCGCGGATACCTTCCTGGTATCGTCGATCCCGCTGTTCTGTTCTATACCGTTTGTGTTCCTGTTCATCAGCAGACGCAAAGCGGCCAAAGAAACACTTCAGGAAAGCAAAGTATAATCGGTGTCTCTGCCGGTTCATATTCTAGATAGAAAGAAAGGGAATAACCAATGAAGATTAGAAAATGGGAAGTAACTGCAGGGGCACTGTTGCTCAGTACGGTTGTCCTGTCCGGCTGCGGCAATGCCAGCACTCAGGCAGCCCAGGACATGAACGTGAATGTAAAAGTAGCCCAGGCACAGCAGGGTGTTATCGGACAGGGTGAAATCTATACCGGTACCGTAACACCATCAGCCACCGTCAATATTATGCCTAAAATCTCCGGCAAAGTATCTGCTGTCGCTGTAGATGTAGGTGCCGAAGTCAAAAAAGGACAGGTACTGCTCAAACTCGAAGACGATGATCTGCGCAATAATCTGGAGATTGCCAAATCCAATGTATCAGCAGCTGCAGCAGGCGTAAATACAGCCAAGGATTCTCGCGAGACCGGTATGGTCTCGGCGAGCTCCGGAGTTGTAAGTTCCAAAAACGGTATTATTTCATCCAAAAGCTCTATTAATCAGGCTCAGGGCAGCATCAATCAGGCAGAGGGTGCTGTAAACCAGGCACAGACAGCTCTCAAGCAAGCACAGACAGCTGTCTCCACAGCAGGTAATACAATCAAACAATCCCAGGAAGCTCTGACTAATGCCAAATCTACACTGACACGTACCCAGTCGCTCGCAAGTAACGGACTGGCTACACAGGCAGAGCTGGAGCAGGCTGAGGCTGCAGCAGTCAGCGCACAGACTGCTTATGATAATGCTGTAAATGGCAAAGCCAATGCAGAAGAGCAGCTGTCTGCTGCCCAGAAAGCAGTGTCTACTGCTCAAAAAGGATTGTCTACAGCCAAATCGGCTTATGAAAATGCAACCAGCAGTTTTGAAAATGCCAATTCCGGATATAGCAACGCCCAGCGTCAACTGGAAGTCTCCCAGAGCACGGCTGGTATCGAAGCCAGCCAGCAAAAACTGGATCAGGCACAGCTAAACGTACAGATCGCTCAGGATTCCCTGGACGATACCGTAGTCAAATCGCCAATCAATGGTATTGTTACGACCAAAAATGCCGAAGTAGGCGAGATGGCTGCTCCTTCGGCAGCTTCGCTGGTTATTGCGAATCTGAGTACCGTTAATATGCTGATCTATGTTCCTGCCAATGAGATCAACAATATCAAAGCAGGTGATCAGGTACAGGTACGTGTCGCTTCCTCCAATATCGTAACCAACGGTAAAGTGAAAAATATCAACCCGATGGATGCGAGCGGTAACGGTTATCCGGTTAAAATCACAGTATCAAACACAGACGGCAAACTAAAATCGGGTATGCTGGCAGATGTGAGCTTTGTCGGTAAAAATGCCAAACAGGGTATTATTGTACCAAGCAAAGCCATCCAGAAAGACGGCAAAAAAGCTTATGTATATGTAATCAACAAAGACCACGCCGTACGTAAGGAAGTAACTATAGGCAGCGAGTCCGGTTCCCAGACACTGATCACCAGCGGTCTGAAAGACGGCGAGCAGGTAGTAGAGAATAATCTCGCTCTGTTGGGCGACAATACGGCAGTAACGGTATCACAATACTAAGCCATATTGCGTGTACTATTGAATATTCATTTGCAAGCAGTTCCCCGATTCAGGGGAGCTGCTTTTTCTGTGTATGGCTATACAAAACCGGAAAAGACGACCGTATGCCTATAATCAGAAAAAAGCCTGTGTTCTGATCTGACAACTGGTATACAAAACAGCACAAAAATTAAACAGGCCAGCAATTTGGTTACTGGCCCACGATAGATACGCTATGCGATTGGAATAAATTATATAATACTGCATTAAACACAAGACCAGTAAGGGAAAGAAAATAAATGATAAAAGAAATAGAAGAGTAAGAGACAAGGCATTGGTTACAAAATGCGTCAAAGAAGAGTGGATGGATTACTATATAGACGAACTATACAATAAATCGGGGGAACAGCTAAAAGGCCGAATTTTAATTCGACTCCATCACCTAAGAAGGAGGATTATGTTATATCAATGCTGGAGCTGGGTATCAGGCTTTACACGTTTGATTGTCCAATACGGAAAAGTCAGTGCTCCATGATTAGTATGAATAATAAAAAAATTAGGATTATGATGAGCTTCACATGTACCGATATATGTTTCACCACTGATCAGATGAATGTTCAGAGGTTCCTGGTTATGAATGGCTTCCTGGATAAATACGTTCACTTTCACATTCTCCTTAGTCTTGAAGTATGGTTGCAATCTGTGGGTTATCACATTTTACTACAAAAACATCCATGAATATCGTTTGTTACCTTGTTTATTACCCCTTAAAAGATAGAATAAACAGGGTTTATTAACTTTTTACATACAATTTTAAGAATCAATTAAAATTTGGATGATGGAGATTATTTGATTCCAATTTTGACTATACAATTTTAGATATTTGATTGTACGATTCTGGCTGTAAATGAAGTGCGAATTGGTAATCTTTGCTTTCTGGCTCCGGGAACTGTGGTCATCCAAAATGTGCCGGATAATGTGATTGTTGATGGCAATCGGGCATGCATTATCAGAGAGATTGAACTTTGATTCCTATCCAAAATAGAAAAGTACGTATTCCTTTTTTATACACCGATTATACTTATTATAGAGCCGTGGCGAACCGATAATAGTCTTAATTGAAGGTATCAAAGGGGCTTTGCCATGAAGAAAATAACACAACCCGAGGTGCGCGGAATCCGGCTATCAACATTTATGTGCGGTCTGGCTTTTCTGACCTCTTTTTTAATTTTATTTTCCTGTCTTTTTATCGGCTATACTCAGGAACGGCAGTCGATTGAACAGCAGGTGCTGGAGTTAAATGAGATTCACGCCAAAGAACTCAGTCATATCACGGAATCCTTGGTCTCTGCCATGCAGCACTCCCTGGATGAAAGTGCGAAGTATATTGTTAACCACCCCACGCAGAATAAGCAGTTGGCTCAAAACAATCTGGATTATTTCCGTAATTCGAGCAGTTTTTTTAATGCTGTTTTTCTGATCCGGCCCAATCGGACGATTGAGCTGAATTCACCGGCAAGCTTGAATCAGGCCGGAACGAAACTTACTTCAAAAATCAGTATTGATGCTCTGGAAGCCAAGCGTCCTACCATTTCCAGTCCGTACATTGGCAAAATCAACCGGACGATTATATTGATGACCCATCCGTTGTTTGACCATTCGGGTCAGTACCAGGGAATGCTCGCGGGTGCGCTGTATTTGCAAAAGAAAAATGAGTTAAAAGAACTACTTGGAACGAACAGCAGGAAAACGGATGGCTCTTATTTTTATGTAGTCGATCGCAAGGGGAATATTATATATCATCCGGACTCGTCCATGATCAAT
It encodes the following:
- a CDS encoding HlyD family secretion protein, which encodes MSRKIVLSILVVLLVISGGTLVYYYWYQGAHYVKSDDARITADQYKVMPQITAEIDHIDVEEGDVLTRNEPIAEQNVSGLDSSVISKSVLRAPIDGTVIKVYSKEHEIASPSSAVAIMADMKNLYVATNIEETDIDRIKPGELVDITLDAAGDQVIQGKVRKVGQASNSVFASIAATNTSGNFNKVTQRIPVEIALSVPKDLKLIPGSNVEVKIHTS
- a CDS encoding efflux RND transporter periplasmic adaptor subunit; translation: MKIRKWEVTAGALLLSTVVLSGCGNASTQAAQDMNVNVKVAQAQQGVIGQGEIYTGTVTPSATVNIMPKISGKVSAVAVDVGAEVKKGQVLLKLEDDDLRNNLEIAKSNVSAAAAGVNTAKDSRETGMVSASSGVVSSKNGIISSKSSINQAQGSINQAEGAVNQAQTALKQAQTAVSTAGNTIKQSQEALTNAKSTLTRTQSLASNGLATQAELEQAEAAAVSAQTAYDNAVNGKANAEEQLSAAQKAVSTAQKGLSTAKSAYENATSSFENANSGYSNAQRQLEVSQSTAGIEASQQKLDQAQLNVQIAQDSLDDTVVKSPINGIVTTKNAEVGEMAAPSAASLVIANLSTVNMLIYVPANEINNIKAGDQVQVRVASSNIVTNGKVKNINPMDASGNGYPVKITVSNTDGKLKSGMLADVSFVGKNAKQGIIVPSKAIQKDGKKAYVYVINKDHAVRKEVTIGSESGSQTLITSGLKDGEQVVENNLALLGDNTAVTVSQY
- a CDS encoding TetR/AcrR family transcriptional regulator, translating into MPTKTFFNLPDEKRQNLMNAAMREFSRASLADASIANIIKDACIPRGSFYQYFEDKADLFFYILEEHSASNRELMMSMAVKHKGDLFASSAEFFESTLHRFMHHEHRDFARNIFLNMNYKIEYKLILDVKNPTTTERIRDFYRSYMSLINRTGLNIRDEKELFHLIKILRAIIIQNFIQFFAGEADDKEVLRNFALELDLLKRGLYTSSEGTPE
- a CDS encoding DinB family protein, whose amino-acid sequence is MTNHPVEMFNYHIWATRTILDRIAELPPTVLNQEVNSSFPTIAHALSHMYAVDEMWYRVMTGANMAQALQDCMSFATQVMADIGTYKEVLHQLSEQYHACLQEQTDLEQRILVDNPYAGIREVSLSEILLHVANHGTYHRGNISTMLRQLGHASTMTDYVLYWYTNQPHIPSA
- a CDS encoding YdeI/OmpD-associated family protein; protein product: MEIENLIMVCTRAEWRNWLEENSQTARCCWVMISITPSADTVLYLDAVEEALCFGWIDGIKKKISDHRLAQRFSPRSSTSSWTELNKERVRRLEKLGLMKEEGRKVLPDMNPASFHIHELIGQRLREEDQVYANFIAFPSLYCHIRIDTIQRYVHQPLVFQKRLNKFITCTKDNKMYGQWNDQGRLLHY
- the dhaK gene encoding dihydroxyacetone kinase subunit DhaK, with the translated sequence MKKVMNKAEDMVLEMAKGMVLAHPELELIPKYKVIKKKNIPQDKVVLISGGGSGHEPAHAGYIGKGMLDAAVCGDIFASPSQIQVYQAIKSTASNKGALLIIKNYSGDMMNFKNAAYLCEEDGITVDYVKVDDDIAVEDSLYTVGRRGVAGTVLVHKIAGAAAEEGRDLQAVKAAAEKAAANVRSIGFALTSCTVPAKGSPTFELGENEIEYGVGIHGEPGIERDEMASADTLAQRMVHDLLKDMQLNEGYDGEIAVLVNGFGATPLQELYLFNHAVTRELAEKKISINRAFVGNYMTSIDMAGISLTFMKLDDELKTLLSRESDTPAFKVSGPVEPVSYTEAAQEPVSDHPSYKVETPAEDAVIQGDTLKLNNLIYLIDKMSEVIIDNEVPFCDLDSHAGDGDFGMSVAKGFRQLKREWKEVLEQDHLTIGSFLNASSLIIMEACGGASGPIWGSAFRAAGKAAGDKQEVTVAEFAEMMQAAVEGIQSTGERSFGRGAVVGDKTLIDALVPCADAWSESAQSGTDLKTAFARGAQAAVKGAEQTKDIVARMGRAGTVGERSIGYPDAGAHALGVIFTALSDSLR
- a CDS encoding sensor domain-containing diguanylate cyclase; this translates as MNDLFMDFLTIQLPTYFFLYMAITLIYRNRKSSINRVAALMMMALVMYFLFEYLKTSLLPQHQMQLVLYGSAPALLMFVCTLIHLSILLGDAVTHRFRKWLPLVYASPYGLWFYFLVAWDHHVLYNEHVTDGRSPLHPTYLLVSITFIIGYILLSVLLLAFSWLRTAEPRRKIIYRWLLLNDFQLFGTFALITTLLQSGVIVTRVSMIFYFIGYLVWAMRLRHLIGKYNIMPDYHKRFQILFESAPNPILMLDLKGDVKEINPCARRWFADMPVEQIPQHFEFAHGQSLQQILSSCLEQQGSVHHLEMHVSKQGQSGLDLVAGIDLLTGANEDLFVLHLTDVTPLKETERRLIQSEQNYKYNAHHDTLTGLYNRAAVEEQLQLKMAGSERFALVMIDLNHFKPINDTHGHTAGDQYLQYIARLLRTLAQKPGDIIGRIGGDEFVLLLGCPEHSDAAQMVHTRLSLLNDKVFRQDHIEIPVSFAAGLGIYPDDAADMIGLLRYADQQMYHLKRQQHRGVHFRVHEL